The sequence GACGACGAACGCGGTCGCGGTGATGAACGAGGCGTCGTCCGACGCGAGGAAGGCCACGGCCGCGGCGAGCTCCTCGGGCTCGGCGAACCGGCCCATCGGCACATGCACCAGGCGGCGCTGCGCGCGCTCCGGGTCTTTCGCGAACAGCTCCTGCAGCAGCGGCGTGTTGACCGGTCCCGGGCACAGCGCGTTGACGCGGATGCCCTGCCGTGCGAACTGCACGCCGAGCTCGCGGGTCATCGCGAGCACGCCGCCCTTCGAGGCCGTGTACGAGATCTGCGACGTCGCCGAGCCCAGCAGCGCCACGAACGACGCGGTGTTGATGATCGAGCCCCTGCCGGCCGGCACCATGTGGCGCAGCGCCGCCCGCGAGCACAGGTACACGCTCTTGAGGTTGACGTTCTGCACACGGTCCCACGCCG comes from Microbacterium cremeum and encodes:
- a CDS encoding 3-oxoacyl-ACP reductase, which codes for MTIDLTQRLKDRVAVITGGASGIGLATARRFAAEGARVVIADLDPATGEAAAAEVGGVFRRVDVADAAQVDDVFDGVAADLGRIDIAFNNAGISPADDDSIETTELPAWDRVQNVNLKSVYLCSRAALRHMVPAGRGSIINTASFVALLGSATSQISYTASKGGVLAMTRELGVQFARQGIRVNALCPGPVNTPLLQELFAKDPERAQRRLVHVPMGRFAEPEELAAAVAFLASDDASFITATAFVVDGGITNAYVTPL